Below is a genomic region from Numenius arquata chromosome 8, bNumArq3.hap1.1, whole genome shotgun sequence.
CTTTATAAGTGTAACTGTTTGGAGGCATAACTGCTGCCTCTTTAATGAGGGAACTCAAAATGCAGAGTATTGTTTACTTAAAATTGCTGTATTAAATATGGTAGGGACTGATTTTAGAGAACCCAGCTGGGGAAGGGCATTTGTCTTTATAGGACTTACTTAATTTGCAAGCTGTGTATTCTGTGAGGTCAAAACCAACGTTCAGTTTGTTTCTTCCATAGATGAGGCTGTTCCTGCAAATATTCatctgttcactttttttttttacttcccagGGGTTTCTCGAGGTGTGGGATTTATCCGTTTTGATAAGAGAATAGAGGCAGAAGAAGCCATAAAGGGACTAAATGGCCAGAAGCCTAGTGGTGCTACAGAACCAATTACTGTGAAGTTTGCCAATAACCCCAGCCAGAAAACAAGCCAGGCACTCCTTTCACAGCTGTATCAGTCTCCCAACAGACGCTACCCTGGACCACTTCACCACCAGGCTCAGAGATTCAGGTAATTAcctggaaaagaactgaagttcCACCAGCAATGACAATGTGGGGCAGGTGCTGTGCAGGAAAATATGCTTTAGTTGCATAGGCTGACctgattttctttgtaaaattaaatattctttCCTGGAGAATGAGGAGGAAAATCTGCTGACAGCGGTAGTCATGTTGTATTTACTAAAACAGCTGAAGTACTGTACAATCAGATCTCATGAAGGCTCATAGAAAAAGGGAGGACAGAATAGAGTTACACTGATAATCAAATGAGCAGTGACTATTctgttctttctcatttttttttgtaatgcttttattttctgctatatTATTACAGTTTTGATGCAGCTTAGACTTTGATGTTAATGACAGTGGACTGGTAGCAGGAAAAAAGCTGAGTCTGTTCCAGTCAGCAGCAGTATCATTAAGTGTATTAGCCTGAGATATCTGCTCTTAGTATAAAGAGACCTTGCATTAGTCTCTGGTGTGATTCTTCAGATGCTTTTGGGGATGTTTTATCCTTTGCATTCTGAATATACTGTTTCCATCTGATACGTAAGCCAGAGTTAGTGATAGATGATGTTCTCATTAATTTTATACTTGATGATAATTTTCAGGCAACCTAGTGTTCAAATAAAAAGTCTGCCTTCAAAAAAGGAAACTTGGACATATTCACTAAACTGAGTTGTGAACTATTGAAAAGTAATCTTtagttttttcagtgatgaaaagTGCTAGTGAATTAAAGATCATTTAAAAACTCAGTCGGATACATTAAATTGACACTTGTTTTTATCTTTGGCACGCagatgtgtccattgaggttatCACTGAATCCTTCCATGGACAGAAGGACTTTAGTGTGCTCCCATGGAAAGCAGATTATTATATTCTGCAAAATTAGGTGGTCATTTATATAGGCATATTGTGGAGGATTAATACTAAATATATGTAATATAGTGGCGAGAATGTAGTATATTAAAGCAGTTAGAATCAGGAGTTTTTCCAGTTGGAGAAATTTTGGACTGTAACATTTTATTTCCAAGCTAGCTGTAAATATAAGGTGAACAGTTCAATTATTTACAAAAAATTCATACTAGtactgtctaaaaaaaaaaaagacaaatcagaAGTggatctctttttttaaaaccaaatcctGGAAATGAAGATTTTCTCTAAGGCTGTAGACAAGTTAAAAATGACTTTAAATGCTGCGGTGGAAATTTAAGCACAACCTCATGCTTAACAAAGCAGGCGGGAGTTGTTAGGCTCCTTAGATGTGTGGGAAACTTGTTGAACgtttcttctttgaaaatggAACGCTATTAATAATAGTTCCATTGAGCGATCTTGCCATCTGTGAGACATTAACCCAAAGACCCTCCTTCTCTTTTCAGGCTGGACAATTTGCTTAATATGGCCTATGGCGTAAAGAGGTAATTAGAATTCCACAGATTGCCAGATGTCCGTGTTGGCACAGATTGGtgctacaatttattttttttaattcactaactttattttttttaattccttttcttccaccAGCATGTCAAATTCTTTTTAAGTTTGgacttcagttggtttttttactttaaaggcCACACACGCaagttctgtggggttttttcaacttttttttttatttacaggtGGGCTTCTCAAATGGTTTAGGTGCAACAGCTACAAATATTCAAACTGCAGTTGTTTCGCTCAATGGCACTTTTTCCAGAATCAGAACTATTAACTGAGTCTTTAATCATCAATCTGATAATCTTCGTTATCAGAATTTAACAAATAGAATTACACTGCTTTTGTCTAAATCTCAACATAAATCTCAAcagttaagacttttttttcctactacatGTGGCTTCACAAGTTTGACTTGAAAATATAGCTGTGTGCACCTCAATCAGCCCTAAGTTTCTTTTGTTACAGGTTTAATACTTTGAAACTTTCTTGGTGCTTgagatttgatttctttttttgtttcaaatagcTCTGTGTGTTCCGTGTGTATGTGCACGCATGTGTGATAAAGCTCAGCTGATCTGTAAACATTTATGCTGTTTCATGAGTATGTTCAATGTTTGATCTGAAAGCTGAAACGTGTTGATGTGTTGTTCGTGTCTCTTCTAATGGCACATGTCAACGCGAGCCACCTTACAGCAAAACAAAGGTGTAGTCTTATTCCCAGTGTTACTGTAAGATGTCCAGCCATCCCCCACAGTTAAGATGAGGAAAATACTACTTAATCTTCTGAAATGCTCTGCTCACCACACCTGAAAATTATTTGAACTTTTTTAAAGCTCACCCTGTAAAATGGTATGGTAAGTATATCTTAACACTAGCTAGTAGTGGACAATAGCAAGGGTTTTAACTTCTGCCACAGTAGCTATCGTACCAATTAGAAATTTTAAGACTGCTTACAAAAGGAATACTCAAAACAGATGGTTGTATCCTCCCAGAAGCCCCGCTTTTGGTGTTCATTAGTACAGTCGTTAACATCTACAATATCCCTAGTGGTGATGGTGATACGATGAGTCAGAACTTACCACCTGATTTTATCACACAAGGCTTCTCTTGCGTCCCCCTCctcttgtttctttcttgatATCTTGTCAAAAACAGGGCAAAACTCTCAGCCTCGACTATCTGTCGGGTACAAGGAAGTGTCAGAAGGATGGGTTTGTTTGGGGAGTTTTCCCTGGATTTGCTGCCGCTTTCCCTGGAATTGGACTGGCGTGTGGTGCAGGACAAGCAGGGCTTAGTCTGAGCTAGGGAGGGTTTGAATTCTGATTTCCTATGATCTGCAGAGGGGAAGAGTTACCTGCCTTTGGGGGTGATGCATCCGCTTTCTTAATATTCAGGGTCTGCAATGTTCATCTCAAATCACAACagtgtttttaaattgttttgttggCATCTTAAATTAGTTTTCTCCTCCCAGCAAATCCTAAAAACTTGTACTTGCCCCAGAAAACCCTGCATTTGCAGACATAGGGGCACACAAAAGAATACTGTATTGATAATTTCTGAAAGTGCCTCTGAAACATCCGTAGGGGAGTGTTTCTGGGCGTGGGGGTCAGTTCATTCCTTCCCCATGTTAATTACGTGGTACTGATGGAAAATGAGATGTGCTGATGTGGAAAAAAGGGTTTTATTGATACTAATTTGGGATCACTTGCTAGTAGCAAAGCCACTTATGCAATAGGTTATCTTGTATTTGTGTCAATACACGTGCACTAGTTTCATAcactttttttcttggatttacAGCAGCTCCTGTACTCACGGTACATAAATCATTGAAAGCTGCGTAGCTCCTAGAGGTTTCCAGGGAAAAGCTGCTCTCTAGTGAACTGTATGAAACTTTAGCTCTTTCCATCAGTGCAGCATTCCTTAAAAAATGCAGAGCTCTGTAATGTAGTGTGTGACATGCACAGCTTTGCATTGTACAGATTTTACAGCATTGTCTCTTCCAGGGTAGTGCCTACGCTGGTGGTGTACTTGGTGTTAAACACTGCAGAAGAGGAGCGTTTGCTGGCTTACGCTACTGGTGCAGTTGGCATTTGTCAGGAATGGGCTTAAAGTCCCCATCTTCTAAATTTCAAAGGAAGTTGAAGCTGTTGGCTTGTGCAAGTTCTCAGTCCTGGCTGCCTTATTTATGATTCCAGGGATGGTGGAAGGAGCAGAATGAACTGGCCTGGTCCAGCTGTCTCCGTTTTCAGCAGCTGGGGAAATACCATGGGTTAAAGCCACGCTTGGACCATTATGATAATCTTACTGGTTAAAGCATGCAGGAGAGAGAAACTGAAGCATGTTGAGAGTAGGATTTGCAAAGAGAAGTTTGGTAGGAAAATtgtcatgtatttttaataaactatGTCTGCGAACCTGCCTGTGTGTCTGAGGATCCAGCGCTGTGAGCAGTTGTGAACTGCTCATTTACGGCGTAGCTGCAccccagtggtgttcctcagcttAAGATGTATATTCCAagtgtcctttttttccttgaatataCGTATAAAGTGCTATCGGGAGCCAACATAATGGTGAGCAGCCATCAAGTGTGTAGTTTCTTTTATGGCTATTTAATATAAGCTGCATAATATTGTGCAGATTGCTTAAATGTGTGTGGAAATACCAGTGTAAAAGGAGAAGTTTTGGAGAACAGAAGAGCTCACTCGGCGACAGCGAGTACCCCCCCTCCACTCCCTCAGTCATCACTCAGAAAATCTTGAGGAATTATTATTCAATTCTGGTATTAAAACTCATCATATTGAAGGTACATGTGAAACTGGATTTTTTATTAAGACTTTTCCTCTGTGCAGTTATTACTTTAAAACATATCCCAAAGTGTAGCTTCAgaaagcatctcttttttttttttttgcaaactgatgaaaggaaaattatgttgATCCTGAGGGTTGATACTGcttaacatattcattaataaCCTGAGTCACAGGCTGCGCTGTGCCCTCCTTGCATTAGCGGGTGACAGTAAATTGGTGAGGGAGCAGGGACAGTGACCCTGCTGTTGGCCGCGGCTGCCGCTGGGGAGACCTTGACAAGCTGGAGGAAGGTGGTGAAATTCAGGAAAGGCAAATGTAGAGTTTAGCCCCTGGCTGCTGTCTTCAGCCACCTAAAAGGGGCATTGGAAAGAAGATGAAGCTGGACTCTTCTCGGAGGTTCAACTGCGAAAGGACAAGAGTCAACAGTAACTGGTTGCAGGAGGGGAAACAGAACTCGGTATAAGGGGAAGTCGTTCAGTGTGAAGCTGGTGGAGCCCTGCAGCCGGGGCTCCAGCAGTGGAGTTCCCGTTCACGGAGACTTTCAAAACCTTCCTCTGCAAGACCGTGAGCAGCAGGTCTAATTCGAGATGTTAGCCTTGCTTCGGGCAGGAGGTGGATCAGATGACATCCACAGATCCTCCCCAGCCTGTATTATTCTGTGGTGGTTCTGTGTTCATAAACACACTCCCTGGCTTTAGTTTCCCTACCCAGGTGTTCAAGTTAAAGGGTCCCAAAAGACAATGAGGAGGGGAAGTTAGGGTGCTAGATTAGATTTCTAGGAGCTTGTCTCTGTCTGACTATTGGAATAACCCGAGAGCCTGTCATGGACATGAAGTCTCACAGTATGAAGGTATTAGCTGATGTGCTCATTAATTATATTTATGCACTGTTTTACTTACTCTACAGTTGCTGCATAAATCTTTACTATGTGGCCAGCTTTAGGACTTCTTCATTAACTGGATGTTTTCCCCGTGCATGTCAATTAAGGACTATGTTAGGAGGAGAATTAAAATCTACTACTTAAAGATGTCTCTCTAAACTTAATAGTATTTTTAGCTAAAGTGGCTGTTGTTACAGCTGAATCCTGACAATGGCATTTCACGTTAATCTTTAAGCCTTGAAGTGTTTGGGGCATTTTTCACTGCAAGCTAGTAAGAGGTAAAGCATTAGATTTCTGTTGCCTTGAAACTGTATTATTTTAGTGATGGGAATAAATGGCAAATTCCTATAGGCTTCTCTAAACTTGTGTTTATAGCAGCATGTGCAGGCCCTTTTTGACTTAGATTGTTCTTAAGCATTTCTTTTATTAGATCTTCATATACCTCTAAGTAGGGTTTATCCTTGAAGGGAGATGCTTTAATGCCCAGATCGGGTCTGTTTATTTAGTGCAGCTCCCCTCCATTTCGGTAGGAGTTAGAGACCAAGGGTGGCCACGTAGTTGTCTTCCAGGGATAGGATCAAGAACCTTCATTAACACGGGCttattcattttaaaagtctTGGTTCCATGTAGCTTGTGCCAAGAGATATATTTAGAATAGACCCCTCTTTTTACTTGGTAGGTTTTCTCCGATCACAATTGATGGTATGACGAGCCTTGTCGGAATGAATATCCCTGGTCACACCGGGACTGGATGGTGCATCTTCGTCTACAACTTGTCTCCCGACTCGGATGAGAGCGTGCTGTGGCAGTTGTTTGGTCCCTTCGGAGCAGTCAATAATGTCAAGGTGATCCGTGATTTCAACACCAACAAGTGCAAGGGATTTGGCTTTGTCACCATGACCAACTACGACGAAGCTGCCATGGCGATTGCCAGCCTTAATGGATACCGTTTAGGAGACAGAGTATTGCAAGTTTCCTTTAAAACCAATAAAACCCACAAATCCTGAATTTCATATCCTTACttactaaaatatatatatataaatatatatacgaacaaaacaaaacaaaaaaaaaactcttcAAGGCTTATATTCAACCATGGACTTTATAAGCCAGTGTTGCCTAAGTATTAAAACATTGGATATCCTGTGAGGAACAGGAAAGGATTTTAtaatgcttagaaaaaaaaaaaaacctttgatgCATTGAATGTTCTTTCATAGCTGTCGTTGTTGAATATAATATACATAGATAACAATGTGCAGGGATTTTTACCCGGCCAGCTAGTTTTACTACCTTCCTTGAAGGTGGGTCTTTTTAAGATGACCATTCactcatttgaaaaaataataaaacaaaaacaatttttaCAAACTAATGGGATTAAAAGcgagaaaaaagctttttgttttcttttctttttttcaaaacattgatTGAATCAGATTGGTAAACCCCCCACGCAAATTAAAGAGGAAcaataaaaattgcaaaaagaAGAACAtaattttgcaactttttttatttttccttttttcttttgtatcatgTGAACTAAACAGTCTTCTGTTAGGGAATGGGGTAAAGGGGGATACCTGATGACATAACAATTTAAATAACATTAACAATGTTGCCAAAGAGGTGGTCTCTTTGCTGAAAATGGGtttcaagaaaaatctatttttataaaatataaagaatttttaCAAGAGAATCTGgatttgagaaaaaatattttgactggCTAATTTAGGGGAAATTGACAACTTTGTCATGTTCATACTGCACTGGTAACTTTTTAGAGATCAAGATGTGTGTTTTAAACTGGATTAGTAGATTGTTTTTTGAAGGATGGGCTACAAACAGATGATCTTCGTATCTTTTCATagcatgtaataaaaatattaaatacagtaCGGGAGAGTGTTCTTCCCAGGCACGCAGTTACCCACAGTCAAAACCCAAAAGCAAGGAGATGAGTTGCAAGACGGTTTTTCTTTAAGTCATCAGTATGGGATATCAGCagaacaaaagttaaaaaaattaattttttgatcAAAAACTTCCTTGGTTTGAGCAGTAGGTGCtacaaaattatttacatatCTTAGTATCATAGTTAAATGTaatgtgtttagaaaaaaaatacatttgctttaaATTTGTTAAGAATTTTCAAATTCACTTTATAGCCCAAGCTAATATAATTGGGCTGTGTTGGCACATTTGGAACACTGTTTATGTTGCTTGAAACACTTATTTATTTAATTGCCGATGTGATGCATATGGCCAAAATCAAATATAGCTAGTTTGGCTAGTCTACTTATTTGTTTACTTAAACTATGGGAAGAAGCATATTATTGTGTCATTttgttgtgtgtgtatgtgtatatataatataaatatatatatatataaagttattttttcttttggttaatTTATTATAAGTTGTAACACTTTGCTAGTTTTGTTTGTATAtgtcttaaaatgttttcttatgaTACTTAAGTGACAGAGGTATCAAGGTAACTTGTGTAGAAATATTGTTTGATATATTGTCATGTTtgttgtgaatattttttcttactgcacagtagaaaagaaaacaactgggtctttattttaatgtaattcagATTGGGGAAAACAGAGCTAAGGGAACAAAATGACTGAGGGGGTGCTCTCCCATGTCCAGTGCACTGATCATTTTAGTATGTTTGTGCTTTGTACggttatatatttaaaacaaaaaagggtCATGCTCTTCCCTGAGTACTAGAAACAGTTACTCGCTATGCATAATCTAGTTGATAGTTAAATTTGCTATTGCTTTTCTTGTCTTGTTATATAAAATCTTTTCAATACAAGTTTAGTCTTAATGGTAATAAAACGTTATGGTTATTTATAACTTGTGcttattttgtgcattttttccatGCTATACCCACTAACTGCATGTAGACTAAGTATTGTTTTTTCACACTGAAGAGGCAAACTTTTGTAGTAGACAAATAACTAAAGCAAAGGCTGCATCATAATTTTATCAGTTTTTTACTTTAACAATGTTAGATTTTTAGTTTAAAGGAACACTCATTCAATGTTCAGGGAAACCTTTATACATCATCTGCTATGAATGAGCGCAGTTTGCTGGGAAAGTTTTGATGCATTTGCTAAGCATTAGTGGGGAAGGCATGTCAGAATCTTTTCTCTACGATGTGTTTTACtatctgaataataataataatttaaaaaatctttcttagGACCAGGCAGTTGTATACTTTAGTTATAATGAATGACTTCATGTTAACCTTGCTAGTTTAGATCATTTCTGAGGGAAAGtattgtaaatgtttttttcataacCTTGTTGTGTTTGAATTATTTGTACTTTAATTGTCCAGACAATAAATGAAAGTGTGTAGAATGGCTATGGACTTTCCACCTTTTTAACCGTGTTCAGATGTTTTAGTAATCCCAGCTGCACCTCAAATGAGGTAGATGTTAGACTCTGATTTCAGAAGCAAGGTCTTCAAGAGAGAAACGTACTAGTCAAACCAGATTGAGCAtattcattatttgtttttccttctgaaggCTAGAAAGAATCTGCCATTTAATTTAAGATGTTGAACACCAAATACCAAACTGTAACTGTAACTTTATTTGAATGTGGAAGATACTGACAGATTTCTATTATATACAGTATTTTTACACGATGAAAATATTAACTCAGTCAATATCAACACTTAACAAAAGTAGCGAGCAAACTTCGGCATTAATACAATTTTTAAGCCATCATTTAGTTTGACTTTTCTATGAATATGCTATGAATGTCATGCAATATGAAACAGTGTACGTATTATCTGCTGTACAACAGTATATATGATCACATTCCAAATTTGATTCTTTTCACCATGTGTTATAACTAGAGTTGATAACTTCTTTCAGTTGACTTGTTTGAATCCCATTAATACAAATATTCACTTCATGTTTATGTTCTGTAACATTCACTAATTGAGAATATGTACCTTGTAAAACTGCAGCATTGAATTTCGTAACTGAGATTAGGAAAACTATATCAGAGGGCTGGATGGACTGTGTTGTTCTTCAGCTCTTTCACCTATTAATAAACTCGTGTTTTTGTGAGATTAAGTTACCATGTTGGTTATAATAATTAACTTCAGGCTACAGAATGAGTTTGTTCTTACATTTACAGCTTGCTTAATTCATCCTTGAATCAATCTGCCCATTCCACAGTAAAATGCAGACATTATTTATTTGCTCTGTTTAAAGACTTGGCTCTGACAATCATCCTTccatctatatatatgtatatacacacactttgATATACATATATACGTACACTTTATAACATACTGTAACATGCACCAgcccattttaaagaaacactttCCATTTCAGAACAAACCGCAGGAAAGAATTTGTTGTAAAATAGCACTACATCAGAGCATTTGTTAAGTTTGTTGCCTaaattttttcctgtcctttcttcTGCATACCTTACACTGTCAGGGAAGGAGTGAGAGGAAAATCACTGTACAGTCTGGATGCTCTTAAGACAGAACTGGGACTGTACACACCGGTGTGGTGGTGCTGTTGACTTCAGAGAGGCCAGTTTTGATCCAGATTATTTTCCTGCTTCCGCTTAAAGGTTGGCTGCTGATGTTCTGCATCTCCTTGGTGTAAGGTACCTATTTCTCCATTCCATACGGCTCACATCAGTGAGTTTACGTGAGCTGTAGAAAAGTTCACATACATGCGTAACGCAAGAACGGACTTGTGCTGACCTGGTATGTAAAATTCACTCCCCCTTTTGAGAGTAGCACAAATGATGCTGGATAAAAGTGGTCACAGAGGGGCCTGTGTCACATTACGCTGATCCTTTGTGAGTGTTTTTAGAAAGTCTTGCTGAAACACAATTTCTGCCCAGCTGGAATCAGAACCAAATTTCACTAACACTCATTCAGAGTAATCaagttttatatttctttcctgaaaggaTAATCACTCTTTCTGCAATTAGCAAGCCTGCTGCATAAATGGAAAATCACCTGGGGGAGGGTGTTTCAAGTGTGTTCACTTCATATTCCACTTCAGACTACCTTGGGTGCAGTAATGGGCTTTGAATGAAAGGAGAGGGGAACGTATGTTGGAAATGATGGCttggaaatgaaatattcaaGACAGCAGTGAGCTACTCTTAAATCTTTGCTGTGGGAAGTCACCTTACTTAGCGACATTGGATTTGTAG
It encodes:
- the ELAVL4 gene encoding ELAV-like protein 4 isoform X3; the encoded protein is MEPQVSNGPTSNTTNGPSSNSRNCPSPMQTGAATDDSKTNLIVNYLPQNMTQEEFRSLFGSIGEIESCKLVRDKITGQSLGYGFVNYIDPKDAEKAINTLNGLRLQTKTIKVSYARPSSASIRDANLYVSGLPKTMTQKELEQLFSQYGRIITSRILVDQVTGVSRGVGFIRFDKRIEAEEAIKGLNGQKPSGATEPITVKFANNPSQKTSQALLSQLYQSPNRRYPGPLHHQAQRFRLDNLLNMAYGVKRFSPITIDGMTSLVGMNIPGHTGTGWCIFVYNLSPDSDESVLWQLFGPFGAVNNVKVIRDFNTNKCKGFGFVTMTNYDEAAMAIASLNGYRLGDRVLQVSFKTNKTHKS
- the ELAVL4 gene encoding ELAV-like protein 4 isoform X1; this translates as MLRYPQPLGCMRGGEGLSDMRSLLLRETVINESRNCSFMIISTMEPQVSNGPTSNTTNGPSSNSRNCPSPMQTGAATDDSKTNLIVNYLPQNMTQEEFRSLFGSIGEIESCKLVRDKITGQSLGYGFVNYIDPKDAEKAINTLNGLRLQTKTIKVSYARPSSASIRDANLYVSGLPKTMTQKELEQLFSQYGRIITSRILVDQVTGVSRGVGFIRFDKRIEAEEAIKGLNGQKPSGATEPITVKFANNPSQKTSQALLSQLYQSPNRRYPGPLHHQAQRFRLDNLLNMAYGVKRPLFLLGRFSPITIDGMTSLVGMNIPGHTGTGWCIFVYNLSPDSDESVLWQLFGPFGAVNNVKVIRDFNTNKCKGFGFVTMTNYDEAAMAIASLNGYRLGDRVLQVSFKTNKTHKS
- the ELAVL4 gene encoding ELAV-like protein 4 isoform X4, with product MEPQVSNGPTSNTTNGPSSNSRNCPSPMQTGAATDDSKTNLIVNYLPQNMTQEEFRSLFGSIGEIESCKLVRDKITGQSLGYGFVNYIDPKDAEKAINTLNGLRLQTKTIKVSYARPSSASIRDANLYVSGLPKTMTQKELEQLFSQYGRIITSRILVDQVTGVSRGVGFIRFDKRIEAEEAIKGLNGQKPSGATEPITVKFANNPSQKTSQALLSQLYQSPNRRYPGPLHHQAQRFRLDNLLNMAYGVKRPLFLLGRFSPITIDGMTSLVGMNIPGHTGTGWCIFVYNLSPDSDESVLWQLFGPFGAVNNVKVIRDFNTNKCKGFGFVTMTNYDEAAMAIASLNGYRLGDRVLQVSFKTNKTHKS
- the ELAVL4 gene encoding ELAV-like protein 4 isoform X5 produces the protein MEPQVSNGPTSNTTNGPSSNSRNCPSPMQTGAATDDSKTNLIVNYLPQNMTQEEFRSLFGSIGEIESCKLVRDKITGQSLGYGFVNYIDPKDAEKAINTLNGLRLQTKTIKVSYARPSSASIRDANLYVSGLPKTMTQKELEQLFSQYGRIITSRILVDQVTGVSRGVGFIRFDKRIEAEEAIKGLNGQKPSGATEPITVKFANNPSQKTSQALLSQLYQSPNRRYPGPLHHQAQRFRFSPITIDGMTSLVGMNIPGHTGTGWCIFVYNLSPDSDESVLWQLFGPFGAVNNVKVIRDFNTNKCKGFGFVTMTNYDEAAMAIASLNGYRLGDRVLQVSFKTNKTHKS